The proteins below are encoded in one region of Pongo pygmaeus isolate AG05252 chromosome 20, NHGRI_mPonPyg2-v2.0_pri, whole genome shotgun sequence:
- the HMG20B gene encoding SWI/SNF-related matrix-associated actin-dependent regulator of chromatin subfamily E member 1-related isoform X1, with translation MFQVRPGAAMSHGPKQPGAAAAPAGGKAPGQHGGFVVTVKQERGEGPRAGEKGSHEEEPVKKRGWPKGKKRKKILPNGPKAPVTGYVRFLNERREQIRTRHPDLPFPEITKMLGAEWSKLQPTEKQRYLDEAEREKQQYMKELRAYQQSEAYKMCTEKIQEKKVKKEDSSSGLMNTLLNGHKGGDCDGFSTFDVPIFTEEFLDQNKAREAELRRLRKMNVAFEEQNAVLQRHTQSMSSARERLEQELALEERRTLALQQQLQAVRQALTASFASLPVPGTGETPTLGTLDFYMARLHGAIERDPAQHEKLIVRIKEILAQVASEHL, from the exons ATGTTCCAGGTCCGGCCCGGAGCGGCCATGTCCCACGGCCCCAAGCAGCCCGGCGCGGCCGCCGC GCCGGCGGGCGGCAAGGCTCCGGGCCAGCATGGGGGCTTCGTGGTGACTGTCAAGCAAGAGCGCGGCGAGGGTCCACGCGCCGGCGAGAAGGGGTCCCACGAGGAGGAG CCGGTGAAGAAACGCGGCTGGCCCAAGGGCAAGAAGCGGAAGAAGATTCTGCCGAATGGGCCCAAGGCACCGGTCACGGGCTACGTGCGCTTCCTGAACGAGCGGCGCGAGCAGATCCGCACGCGCCACCCGGATCTGCCCTTTCCCGAGATCACCAAGATGCTGGGCGCCGAGTGGAGCAAGCTGCAGCCAACGGAGAAGCAg CGGTACCTGGATGAGGCCgagagagagaagcagcagtACATGAAGGAGCTGCGGGCGTACCAGCAGTCTGAAGCCTATAAGATGTGCACGGAGAAGATCCAGGAGAAGAAGGTCAAGAAAG aAGACTCGAGCTCTGGGCTCATGAACACTCTCCTGAACGGACACAAG GGTGGGGACTGCGATGGCTTCTCCACCTTCGATGTTCCCATCTTCACTGAAGAGTTCTTGGACCAAAACAAAG CGCGCGAGGCGGAGCTTCGGCGCTTGCGGAAGATGAACGTGGCCTTCGAGGAGCAGAACGCGGTACTGCAGAGGCACACGCAGAGCATGAGCAGCGCGCGCGAGCGTCTGGAGCAGGAGCTGGCGCTGGAGGAGCGGAGGACGCTGGCGCTGCAGCAGCAGCTCCAGGCCGTGCGCCAGGCGCTCACCGCCAGCTTCGCCTCACTGCCGGTGCCGG GCACGGGCGAAACGCCCACGCTGGGCACTCTGGACTTCTACATGGCCCGGCTTCACGGAGCCATCGAGCGCGACCCCGCCCAGCACGAGAAGCTCATCGTCCGCATCAAGGAAATCCTGGCCCAGGTCGCCAG CGAGCACCTGTGA
- the HMG20B gene encoding SWI/SNF-related matrix-associated actin-dependent regulator of chromatin subfamily E member 1-related isoform X2: protein MSHGPKQPGAAAAPAGGKAPGQHGGFVVTVKQERGEGPRAGEKGSHEEEPVKKRGWPKGKKRKKILPNGPKAPVTGYVRFLNERREQIRTRHPDLPFPEITKMLGAEWSKLQPTEKQRYLDEAEREKQQYMKELRAYQQSEAYKMCTEKIQEKKVKKEDSSSGLMNTLLNGHKGGDCDGFSTFDVPIFTEEFLDQNKAREAELRRLRKMNVAFEEQNAVLQRHTQSMSSARERLEQELALEERRTLALQQQLQAVRQALTASFASLPVPGTGETPTLGTLDFYMARLHGAIERDPAQHEKLIVRIKEILAQVASEHL, encoded by the exons ATGTCCCACGGCCCCAAGCAGCCCGGCGCGGCCGCCGC GCCGGCGGGCGGCAAGGCTCCGGGCCAGCATGGGGGCTTCGTGGTGACTGTCAAGCAAGAGCGCGGCGAGGGTCCACGCGCCGGCGAGAAGGGGTCCCACGAGGAGGAG CCGGTGAAGAAACGCGGCTGGCCCAAGGGCAAGAAGCGGAAGAAGATTCTGCCGAATGGGCCCAAGGCACCGGTCACGGGCTACGTGCGCTTCCTGAACGAGCGGCGCGAGCAGATCCGCACGCGCCACCCGGATCTGCCCTTTCCCGAGATCACCAAGATGCTGGGCGCCGAGTGGAGCAAGCTGCAGCCAACGGAGAAGCAg CGGTACCTGGATGAGGCCgagagagagaagcagcagtACATGAAGGAGCTGCGGGCGTACCAGCAGTCTGAAGCCTATAAGATGTGCACGGAGAAGATCCAGGAGAAGAAGGTCAAGAAAG aAGACTCGAGCTCTGGGCTCATGAACACTCTCCTGAACGGACACAAG GGTGGGGACTGCGATGGCTTCTCCACCTTCGATGTTCCCATCTTCACTGAAGAGTTCTTGGACCAAAACAAAG CGCGCGAGGCGGAGCTTCGGCGCTTGCGGAAGATGAACGTGGCCTTCGAGGAGCAGAACGCGGTACTGCAGAGGCACACGCAGAGCATGAGCAGCGCGCGCGAGCGTCTGGAGCAGGAGCTGGCGCTGGAGGAGCGGAGGACGCTGGCGCTGCAGCAGCAGCTCCAGGCCGTGCGCCAGGCGCTCACCGCCAGCTTCGCCTCACTGCCGGTGCCGG GCACGGGCGAAACGCCCACGCTGGGCACTCTGGACTTCTACATGGCCCGGCTTCACGGAGCCATCGAGCGCGACCCCGCCCAGCACGAGAAGCTCATCGTCCGCATCAAGGAAATCCTGGCCCAGGTCGCCAG CGAGCACCTGTGA
- the GIPC3 gene encoding PDZ domain-containing protein GIPC3 isoform X1: MEGAAAREARGAETPRASEPPPAPSEPPAAPRARPRLVFRTQLAHGSPTGKIEGFTNVRELYAKIAEAFGIAPTEILFCTLNSHKVDMQKLLGGQIGLEDFIFAHVRGETKEVEVTKTEDALGLTITDNGAGYAFIKRIKEGSIINRIEAVCVGDSIEAINDHSIVGCRHYEVAKMLRELPKSQPFTLRLVQPKRAFDMIGQRSRSSKCPVEVKVTSGRETLRLRSGGAATVEEAPSEFEEEASRKVDDLLESYMGIRDPELASTMVETSKKTASAQEFARCLDSVLGEFAFPDEFVVEVWAAIGEAREACG, encoded by the exons ATGGAGGGAGCAGCGGCCCGGGAGGCCCGGGGGGCCGAGACCCCGCGCGCGTCTGAGCCCCCGCCCGCGCCCTCGGAGCCCCCGGCCGCGCCCCGCGCCCGCCCGCGCCTCGTCTTCCGCACGCAGCTGGCGCACGGGAGCCCCACGGGCAAGATCGAGGGCTTCACCAACGTCCGCGAGCTGTACGCCAAGATCGCCGAAGCCTTCGGGATCGCGCCCACCGAG ATTTTATTCTGCACCCTCAACAGCCACAAAGTGGACATGCAGAAGCTCCTAGGGGGTCAGATAGGCCTGGAGGACTTCATCTTTGCCCACGTGCGAGGCGagaccaaggaggtggaggtcactAAGACAGAGGACGCTCTGGGGCTGACCATCACGGACAACGGGGCTGGCTACGCCTTCATCAAG AGAATCAAGGAAGGCAGTATCATCAACCGGATCGAGGCAGTGTGCGTGGGTGACAGCATCGAAGCCATCAACGACCACTCCATTGTGGGCTGCCGCCACTACGAGGTGGCCAAGATGCTCCGGGAGCTGCCCAAGTCCCAGCCCTTCACCCTGCGCCTGGTGCAGCCCAAGAGGGCCTTCG ATATGATTGGCCAGAGAAGTCGGTCCAGCAAATGTCCCGTAGAGGTGAAAGTGACCAGCGGGAGGGAGACCCTGCGGCTTCGTTCTGGGGGGGCTGCCACAGTGGAGGAAGCG CCCAGTGAGTTTGAGGAGGAGGCATCCCGGAAGGTTGATGACCTGCTGGAAAGCTACATGGGCATTCGGGACCCCGAGCTGG CATCCACCATGGTGGAGACGTCCAAGAAGACAGCGAGCGCCCAGGAGTTTGCACGCTGTTTAGACTCCGTCTTGGGCGAGTTCGCCTTCCCCGACGAGTTTGTGGTGGAAGTGTGGGCTGCCATCGGCGAGGCCAGAGAGGCCTGTGGCTAG
- the GIPC3 gene encoding PDZ domain-containing protein GIPC3 isoform X2 yields the protein MEGAAAREARGAETPRASEPPPAPSEPPAAPRARPRLVFRTQLAHGSPTGKIEGFTNVRELYAKIAEAFGIAPTEILFCTLNSHKVDMQKLLGGQIGLEDFIFAHVRGETKEVEVTKTEDALGLTITDNGAGYAFIKRIKEGSIINRIEAVCVGDSIEAINDHSIVGCRHYEVAKMLRELPKSQPFTLRLVQPKRAFDMIGQRSRSSKCPVEVKVTSGRETLRLRSGGAATVEEAPSEFEEEASRKVDDLLESYMGIRDPELGKGPGIHHGGDVQEDSERPGVCTLFRLRLGRVRLPRRVCGGSVGCHRRGQRGLWLVCPGGAQHSPSPELSPLPRPCSRTQPRSEDKFLSRTQSNLEPQPNSRTQPFSRIQPRSEAKLWARAQASSETKPSIENKLCSKTQASPETKPSSRTQMGFETEPSIETKPCPKTQASSEAKPSSRTQMSSETMPSSRTQMGSETEPSTETKPCSRIQASSEAKPSSRTQMGSETMPSSRTQMSSESEPSIETKPRSRTQASSEAKPSSRTQMSSETMPSSKTQMGSETMPSSRAQMGSETEPSIETKPCSRTQASSEAKPSSRTQMGSETKLSFRTQMGSETEPSIETKPCSRVQASSETKPSSRTQISSETKPSIETKPCSRIQATSEAKPSSRTQASPETKPSSRTQISSETKPSRETKHCSRTQATSGTKPSSRTQIRSETKPCSEAQASSEMKHISTIQPSPENKPNSGTQTHFNTQTSLETNPSSRIQASWETKPCRKTQADSGILDSSTMQPHLDTRSSSRTPVNFGTHVRFMKQPSSGAPASSGFRDSSQTKSYSRTQTSSETQVHTAAQSRSQPQLHPSAHPHPVAQSSSSDDSSSETEPSSRTSPSATTRPNSRIQTSSGTPSILEARPSSSTQLGAKPHSPCTMQVSSRMQFTSRTQTNFKAWPSSRAQSSPGTAPSSRTQLSSGAQAGSEIPASSKTQTVAETQSSSRIQLSSGVQSSPGTQAIAAIELSSTALSSTDSRPSSRTQRCLGARPASGTQFASKTLPASRYQLQTTAPDSSGIQLDFGKQTSSGSQPSFGTQPSSGTQPSSGTQISSRIQASSGSQLSSGTQLISGAQPSSRTQTSSRNQLSSGTQASARIQLSPGAHLSSRTQSSPETRLSSEAQSSSGTQISSGTQFSSGIQFGSETQTSSRIQPDSGAHLSSRTQSSSETGLSSETQTGSRIQPSPGAHLSSGTQPVSGTQSSSRTHTSSRIWLSPRNGLCPQTPGLDPRIQLEAPAPARPRPPGPPPRDPTPAPSKDPQPLPQPHDQVRGIQASLGPIPGLPQASYLASQPQVSSTPQKPAVSPKPWVGPQKSTPPTISVTPSPAPRAALLSSQLSESQALAPALSPTLGEPGPCPYRAGP from the exons ATGGAGGGAGCAGCGGCCCGGGAGGCCCGGGGGGCCGAGACCCCGCGCGCGTCTGAGCCCCCGCCCGCGCCCTCGGAGCCCCCGGCCGCGCCCCGCGCCCGCCCGCGCCTCGTCTTCCGCACGCAGCTGGCGCACGGGAGCCCCACGGGCAAGATCGAGGGCTTCACCAACGTCCGCGAGCTGTACGCCAAGATCGCCGAAGCCTTCGGGATCGCGCCCACCGAG ATTTTATTCTGCACCCTCAACAGCCACAAAGTGGACATGCAGAAGCTCCTAGGGGGTCAGATAGGCCTGGAGGACTTCATCTTTGCCCACGTGCGAGGCGagaccaaggaggtggaggtcactAAGACAGAGGACGCTCTGGGGCTGACCATCACGGACAACGGGGCTGGCTACGCCTTCATCAAG AGAATCAAGGAAGGCAGTATCATCAACCGGATCGAGGCAGTGTGCGTGGGTGACAGCATCGAAGCCATCAACGACCACTCCATTGTGGGCTGCCGCCACTACGAGGTGGCCAAGATGCTCCGGGAGCTGCCCAAGTCCCAGCCCTTCACCCTGCGCCTGGTGCAGCCCAAGAGGGCCTTCG ATATGATTGGCCAGAGAAGTCGGTCCAGCAAATGTCCCGTAGAGGTGAAAGTGACCAGCGGGAGGGAGACCCTGCGGCTTCGTTCTGGGGGGGCTGCCACAGTGGAGGAAGCG CCCAGTGAGTTTGAGGAGGAGGCATCCCGGAAGGTTGATGACCTGCTGGAAAGCTACATGGGCATTCGGGACCCCGAGCTGGGTAAGGGGCCAGG CATCCACCATGGTGGAGACGTCCAAGAAGACAGCGAGCGCCCAGGAGTTTGCACGCTGTTTAGACTCCGTCTTGGGCGAGTTCGCCTTCCCCGACGAGTTTGTGGTGGAAGTGTGGGCTGCCATCGGCGAGGCCAGAGAGGCCTGTGGCTAGTCTGCCCTGGGGGCGCCCAGCACAGCCCCAGCCCGGAGCTCAGCCCCCTGCCCCGGCCCTGCTCCAGAACCCAGCCCAGATCAGAGGACAAGTTCCTCTCTAGAACCCAATCCAATTTGGAGCCCCAGCCCAACTCCAGAACCCAGCCCTTCTCTAGAATCCAGCCCAGATCTGAGGCCAAGCTATGGGCTAGAGCCCAGGCCAGCTCTGAGACCAAGCCCAGCATCGAGAATAAGCTCTGTTCTAAAACTCAGGCCAGCCCTGAGACCAAGCCCAGCTCTAGAACTCAGATGGGCTTTGAGACCGAGCCCAGCATTGAGACCAAGCCCTGTCCTAAAACTCAGGCCAGCTCCGAGGCCAAGCCCAGCTCTAGAACCCAGATGAGCTCTGAGACCATGCCCAGCTCCAGAACTCAGATGGGCTCTGAGACCGAGCCCAGCACTGAGACCAAGCCCTGTTCTAGAATTCAGGCCAGCTCTGAGGCCAAGCCCAGCTCTAGAACCCAGATGGGCTCTGAGACCATGCCCAGCTCTAGAACCCAGATGAGCTCTGAGTCAGAGCCCAGCATTGAGACCAAGCCCCGTTCTAGAACTCAGGCCAGCTCCGAGGCCAAGCCCAGCTCTAGAACCCAGATGAGCTCTGAGACCATGCCCAGCTCTAAAACTCAGATGGGCTCTGAGACCATGCCCAGCTCTAGAGCTCAGATGGGCTCTGAGACCGAGCCCAGCATTGAGACCAAGCCCTGTTCTAGAACTCAGGCCAGCTCCGAGGCCAAGCCCAGCTCTAGAACCCAGATGGGCTCTGAGACTAAGCTCAGCTTTAGAACTCAGATGGGCTCTGAGACCGAGCCCAGTATTGAGACCAAGCCCTGTTCTAGAGTCCAGGCCAGCTCTGAGACCAAGCCCAGCTCTAGAACCCAGATAAGCTCTGAGACCAAGCCCAGCATAGAGACCAAGCCCTGTTCTAGAATTCAGGCCACCTCTGAAGCCAAGCCCAGCTCTAGAACTCAGGCCAGCCCTGAGACCAAGCCCAGCTCTAGAACCCAGATAAGCTCTGAAACCAAGCCCAGCAGAGAgaccaagcactgttctagaacTCAGGCCACCTCTGGGACCAAGCCCAGCTCTAGAACCCAGATAAGATCTGAGACCAAGCCCTGCTCTGAAGCCCAGGCCAGCTCTGAGATGAAGCACATCTCTACAATCCAGCCGAGCCCTGAAAACAAGCCAAACTCTGGAACCCAGACACATTTTAATACCCAGACCAGTTTGGAGACCAACCCCAGTTCCAGAATCCAGGCAAGCTGGGAGACCAAGCCCTGCAGGAAAACTCAAGCTGACTCTGGAATTCTGGACAGCTCCACGATGCAGCCACACCTGGACACTCGGTCTAGCTCCAGAACCCCAGTTAATTTTGGAACCCATGTGAGATTCATGAAACAGCCCAGCTCTGGAGCCCCAGCCAGCTCAGGATTCAGAGACAGCTCCCAAACCAAATCCTATTCGAGAACTCAGACCAGCTCAGAAACCCAGGTCCACACAGCCGCCCAGTCCAGATCCCAACCCCAGTTGCATCCAAGTGCCCATCCCCATCCTGTAGCCCAGTCCAGCTCCAGTGATGACTCCAGCTCTGAGACTGAGCCCAGCTCTAGAACCTCGCCTAGTGCTACAACCAGGCCCAACTCCAGGATTCAGACCAGCTCTGGAACCCCATCCATCTTGGAAGCAAGACCCAGCTCCAGCACACAGCTTGGTGCCAAGCCCCACTCTCCCTGCACAATGCAGGTCAGCTCTAGAATGCAGTTTACTTCCAGGACCCAGACCAATTTCAAGGCCTGGCCAAGCTCCAGAGCTCAATCCAGCCCAGGCACCGCACCCAGCTCTAGAACTCAGCTCAGTTCTGGAGCACAGGCTGGTTCTGAAATCCCAGCCAGCTCCAAAACACAGACAGTGGCTGAGACTCAGTCAAGTTCCAGAATCCAGCTAAGCTCTGGAGTCCAATCTAGTCCTGGGACCCAGGCCATCGCAGCAATAGAGTTAAGCTCCACAGCCCTGTCTAGTACCGACAGCAGGCCCAGCTCCAGGACCCAGCGCTGCCTAGGAGCTCGACCAGCCTCTGGGACTCAATTCGCCTCTAAAACCCTGCCAGCTTCTAGATACCAGCTCCAGACCACAGCCCCAGACAGCTCTGGTATTCAACTGGACTTTGGGAAGCAGACCAGCTCTGGAAGTCAGCCTAGCTTTGGAACTCAGCCCAGCTCTGGGACTCAGCCCAGCTCTGGGACCCAGATAAGCTCAAGAATTCAAGCCAGCTCTGGAAGTCAGCTTAGTTCGGGAACCCAGCTGATTTCCGGAGCCCAACCCAGCTCCAGAACTCAGACTAGTTCTAGAAATCAGCTCAGCTCTGGGACCCAGGCCAGTGCAAGAATTCAGCTCAGCCCTGGAGCTCATCTTAGCTCCAGAACCCAGTCCAGTCCTGAGACCAGGCTCAGCTCTGAGGCTCAGTCCAGCTCTGGAACCCAGATCAGCTCTGGAACCCAGTTCAGTTCTGGGATTCAGTTCGGCTCTGAAACCCAGACCAGCTCAAGAATTCAGCCCGACTCTGGAGCCCACCTTAGTTCCAGAACCCAGTCCAGCTCTGAGACTGGGCTCAGCTCTGAAACCCAGACGGGCTCAAGAATTCAGCCCAGCCCTGGAGCCCACCTTAGTTCTGGAACCCAACCTGTTTCTGGAACCCAATCCAGTTCCAGAACTCACACCAGTTCAAGAATCTGGCTGAGCCCTAGAAATGGGCTCTGCCCACAGACCCCTGGCCTTGACCCTAGAATCCAACTTgaggcccctgccccagcccgACCTCGGCCCCCAGGCCCACCCCCCAGagaccccaccccagcccctagCAAAGacccccagcctctgcctcagccccATGATCAGGTACGTGGCATCCAGGCCAGCCTTGGCCCCATCCCAGGCTTACCCCAAGCCTCCTACCTGGCCTCCCAGCCACAGGTCTCCTCAACCCCGCAGAAGCCAGCCGTCTCTCCCAAGCCCTGGGTGGGACCCCAGAAGTCCACCCCACCCACCATATCTGTCACTCCTAGTCCTGCCCCCAGGGCAGCCCTCCTGAGTTCCCAGCTGTCTGAGTCCCAAGCTTTGGCGCCAGCCCTTTCCCCCACTCTGGGGGAGCCAGGGCCCTGCCCTTACCGCGCGGGGCCATAG
- the TBXA2R gene encoding thromboxane A2 receptor produces MWPNGSSLGPCFRPTNITLEERRLIASPWFAASFCVVGLASNLLALSVLAGARQGGSHTRSSFLTFLCGLVLTDFLGLLVTGTIVVSQHAALFEWHAVDPGCRLCRFMGVVMIFFGLSPLLLGAAMASERYLGITRPFSRPAVASQRRAWATVGLVWAAALALGLLPLLGVGRYTVQYPGSWCFLTLGAESGDVAFGLLFSMLGGLSVGLSFLLNTVSVATLCHVYHGQEAAQQRPRDSEVEMMAQLLGIMVVASVCWLPLLVFIAQTVLRNPPAMSPAGQLSRATEKELLIYLRVATWNQILDPWVYILFRRAVLRRLQPRLSTRPRSLSLQPQLTQRSGLQ; encoded by the exons ATGTGGCCCAACGGCAGTTCCCTGGGGCCCTGTTTCCGGCCCACAAACATTACCCTGGAGGAGAGGCGGCTGATCGCCTCGCCGTGGTTCGCCGCCTCCTTCTGCGTGGTGGGCCTGGCCTCCAACCTGCTGGCCCTGAGCGTGCTGGCGGGCGCGCGGCAGGGGGGTTCACACACGCGCTCCTCCTTCCTCACCTTCCTCTGCGGCCTCGTCCTCACCGACTTCCTGGGGCTGCTGGTGACCGGTACCATCGTGGTGTCCCAGCACGCCGCGCTCTTCGAGTGGCACGCCGTGGACCCTGGCTGCCGTCTCTGTCGCTTCATGGGCGTCGTCATGATCTTCTTCGGCCTGTCCCCGCTGCTGCTGGGGGCCGCCATGGCCTCGGAGCGCTACCTGGGCATCACCCGGCCCTTCTCGCGCCCGGCGGTCGCCTCGCAGCGCCGCGCCTGGGCCACCGTGGGGCTGGTGTGGGCGGCCGCGCTGGCGCTGGGCCTGCTGCCCCTGCTGGGCGTGGGTCGCTACACCGTGCAATACCCGGGGTCCTGGTGCTTCCTGACGCTGGGCGCCGAGTCCGGGGACGTGGCCTTCGGGCTGCTCTTCTCCATGCTGGGCGGCCTCTCGGTCGGGCTGTCCTTCCTGCTGAACACGGTCAGCGTGGCCACCCTGTGCCACGTCTACCACGGGCAGGAGGCGGCCCAGCAGCGTCCCCGGGACTCCGAGGTGGAGATGATGGCTCAGCTCCTGGGGATCATGGTGGTGGCCAGCGTGTGTTGGCTGCCCCTGCTG GTCTTCATCGCCCAGACAGTGCTGCGAAACCCGCCTGCCATGAGCCCCGCCGGTCAGCTGTCCCGCGCCACGGAGAAGGAGCTGCTCATCTACTTGCGCGTGGCCACCTGGAACCAGATCCTGGACCCTTGGGTGTACATCCTGTTCCGCCGCGCCGTGCTCCGGCGCCTTCAGCCTCGCCTCAGCACGCGGCCCAGGTCGCTGTCCCTCCAGCCCCAGCTCACGCAGCGCTCCGGGCTGCAGTAG